A genomic segment from Anopheles merus strain MAF unplaced genomic scaffold, AmerM5.1 LNR4000421, whole genome shotgun sequence encodes:
- the LOC121602354 gene encoding actin-related protein 6-like, producing the protein MGDNNAFVLDNGAFYAKLGLSDDSEPKTILNCITKAKSERRRPFIGNQIEECRDASGLFYILCFQRGYLVNWDVQKTVWDYLFSPDCCPVQFADTPLLITEPLFNFGSIQEAMLEILYEEYDCDAVCKSTAIDLAAFNYTHSEQTEQPEGKRPLACVVVEMGFSFTHVVPFVKGCKVREAIRRIDVGGKVLTNHLKEIISYRQLNVMDESYVINQVKEDSCFVSQNFNEDMRIARKRIPDNTILREYVLPDYTQIRRGFLRKPNESGGAGDGGEELQTVRLGNERFVIPEILFHPSDVGIQQMGVPEAIVDAINLCPEETRPHLFANIVVCGGCALFPGMQSRVERDVRALAPDEYDVNVTVPENPITYAWHGGKKYSQSLSFMKSCMSRNEYEEYGTRHLVEKYES; encoded by the exons ATGGGCGACAATAACGCGTTCGTGCTGGATAATGGCGCATTCTACGCCAAGCTTGGTTTATCCGATGACTCCGAACCGAA AACCATCCTGAACTGCATCACAAAAGCCAAATCCGAACGGAGGCGACCGTTCATCGGCAACCAGATCGAAGAGTGCCGCGACGCGTCGGGCCTGTTTTACATCCTCTGCTTTCAGCGCGGCTACCTGGTGAACTGGGATGTACAGAAAACGGTCTGGGACTACCTTTTCAGCCCGGACTGCTGTCCGGTGCAGTTTGCCGACACGCCGCTCCTCATCACCGAGCCGCTGTTCAACTTCGGCTCGATCCAGGAAGCGATGCTGGAGATCCTGTACGAAGAGTACGACTGCGATGCGGTGTGCAAATCGACGGCCATCGATTTGGCGGCGTTCAACTACACCCACAGCGAGCAAACGGAGCAGCCGGAGGGCAAACGGCCACTCGCCTGCGTGGTGGTGGAGATGGGCTTCAGCTTCACGCACGTGGTGCCGTTCGTGAAGGGCTGCAAGGTGCGGGAAGCGATCCGGCGCATCGACGTCGGTGGGAAGGTGCTGACGAACCATCTGAAGGAAATCATCTCCTATCGGCAGCTGAACGTGATGGACGAATCGTACGTGATCAATCAGGTGAAGGAGGACAGCTGCTTCGTGTCGCAGAACTTCAACGAGGACATGCGGATAGCGCGCAAACGCATCCCGGACAATACGATCCTGCGGGAGTACGTGCTGCCGGACTACACGCAGATACGGCGCGGATTTTTACGCAAACCGAACGAATCGGGTGGGGCGGGCGATGGTGGAGAGGAGCTACAGACGGTGCGGCTCGGTAACGAGCGGTTCGTTATACCGGAGATACTGTTCCACCCGTCGGACGTCGGGATACAGCAGATGGGCGTACCGGAAGCGATCGTGGATGCGATTAATCTGTGCCCGGAGGAGACACGGCCGCATCTGTTCGCGAACATTGTCGTGTGCGGTGGATGTGCCCTGTTTCCCGGCATGCAGTCGCGCGTGGAACGGGACGTCCGAGCGCTGGCACCGGATGAGTACGACGTTAATGTGACGGTTCCGGAAAA TCCAATCACGTATGCCTGGCATGGTGGTAAGAAGTATTCCCAGTCGCTCAGCTTCATGAAATCGTGCATGAGCCGAAACGAGTACGAAGAGTACGGCACCCGGCATCTGGTGGAGAAGTACGAGAGCTAG